The SAR202 cluster bacterium genomic sequence GAGCACCTGAACAAGGCCATGGCCAAAGCGGCCTGATCCACAGACGCTCTCCTGGTGAGATATCTTGCTGCCAATGGGCAGCGCCGGCGCTGCCCATTGGCAGCAAGGCGGAGCACTGTCCAAAAAAATCCGACGACAAAACGCTGAAAGAGCCAGAATCTCTATTGACTTCCAAGAGAGTCGCTGTAGGGCCGAGATAATCTCCTGGCTGGCCAGAGAATATTTCGCCCCTACAGGGCTAGGCGAAATATTGCGCCTCTTACCCAGGGCTACGTGCCTTCGCAGAGCCTTCGGCACTCCACCCTGGGCTTAGATAGCCCGCGCCTTCAGCGCTCCCCAAATCACCCCGCCCTATGGGCGTTCCGAGGTACCGTTGGCCCGCTGCGGCCGGGCTCTTCAGGGACAACGAGGATGCCAGACCGAATTAGTTGGAACGAGCTGCATTCTCTCGGCCCACGCCCTAATCGACTGCCCCTGGACCCTCAGACGATGTCCAGCTTCCATTGATAGAAATCTATCGGGAAGACGTCCGGGGCGAAGTGCGGGTAGCGCTCCGGGCCGAAGACCAGCTTGACGAGCTGGCGCTCCGTCAGGTCCAGCTTCCTGTTTTGGTACTGGAGGCGCCAGCCTGCGTCCCTCCGCTCCAGCGTGACCTCCGTTATGCCCAGCGTCTTGAACAGGCCGGGCGCGTCGAGAATGAGTATCATGCCGATGTACTCGGCGCGCATCGGGATGCCCAGGGTATCGAGAGTCCGTGGAAGGCCCGTGTTGGCCTCCGGTGTCTTCACCGCAAGCTCAATAGTTGCGCGGCTGGTCGGCGCGCGGGTCGTCGTGCTTTGATTGGGGTCGTCCAGCGCCTCGAATACGGCGCGGATGAGAGCTGCTACGTGGCTAGGCGAGCCGCCGTACTCCACCAGGGCGCCCTCGCGAATGCCCGCGTATGCCATCGGCCGGCCGCCTACCTTCGCGACGAACATTCGGTTGAGCCGGTGGTCAGCCAGCAGTCGGAAAAGCTCCGGCGACCGCAGGCAGATCAGGGGCTCGTGCTGGTGGAGAGCGATGATATCCGCCATGTCCGGCCGCCAGTCATCGGATATTTCCATGCCGTTGGGGCTGGGCAGCAGGCCGATGTTGCCGCGGTCGAACACATAACTCCTCTGCGTTCCCGCGCTCTCCCACCCGAACTTGCGATAATAGTCGTGCACAGTCGTGGTTAGCAGGGCGATGTGGTGGCCGTTGTCCTTCATCTTCTTGTGCGCGTCCAGCAGGACGGCCTCGCCCAGGCCGCGCCGGCGGTAGTCAGGAAGCGTGGCGAAGCAGTTGATGCCGCCGACGGATATGTTCCCACGCGGCGTCCGCACGGTCTGCGGGAAGATCGCAATGGTCGTGACAACCTTCCCGTCGTGCGTGATGACGCGGATATTCTCAAGGTTGTCCTGGTGGTAGATGTGCGACCAGTCGAAGCCGATGGTGGGGAGGCGCGTCGGTTGGCCGGCGGGTGTCTGGAGGTAGCGCATCACGTAGTTGGCGGTGTCCAGCACGCACGCCAGCTCGTATTTTCCACAGGCGCGTGGGCCTTCGAGCTCGGCGGTGATGCGGTCGGTGATTTGCTGAGTTGTCATAGGCTCCTGCGGCTAATCTAGAAGTTCTGGATGGTCGCGGACTTGAATGGTGGCTGTATCTGCTGCTGTGTCAGCGGGTAGGCGAGCTTCCTGTACACCTGCACGCGATATACGCCGAAGTCCGGCACAAACAGGCGCCTTTCGCTGTCAACCGCAACCGAGCGGGGCCACTGGAAGTACTTCTCCTGCTCCAGGTCGGACATCTCCCTCATGCGCTGCATCTTGACGTTACGGGTGAAGGCGCGATCGAGCTGTGATTTCGACATCACGGCGTCGCCACGGAACTGGTAGATGTACCTTCCTTCCGCGTTGAACATCTGGACGCGGTTGTTGCCCCAGTCGCACACATAGATATCGCCGTCCGTGTCCACCGCAACGTCGGACGGCCGGCTCATCTCACCCTTCCTGCTTCCCGGCGTCCCGATCGTCATTATCAGATTGCCCTTTGAATCGAATTTCTGGACGCGATCGTTGCGCCAGTCGGCGACATACAGGTCGCCGAGCTCGTCAACCTCCAGTCCCCACGGCATGTTGAGCCGGCCCGGCGCCTCCCCGTGCTCGCCGAACTTGCCCAGGAAGCGGCCGTCCTTGCTGAACTTCTGGACGCGGTGGTTGAGGGAGTCCACCACATAGACATTGTCGTCGGGGTCGAATGCGATGCCGGCGGGGCGGTCGAGCTCCCCGTCTCCGCTCCCGTGCCGGCCCCACGCGCCGATGAAGCGGCCGTCGCGGGCGTAGACGACGACGCGGTTGGCGCCCTCGTCCGTCACATAGATATCCTCATTGCTGTCCACGGCCATCTGGACCGGCCACTCGATGTGCTCTGGAGGATGCGGCTCGTCGCCACGGAGGCTGGCCTTGTATGACGGTTTGCGAAAGCCAAATCCCGGCACGCCGAAGCTGCCCAGGTCTTCATCGTCCAAATTGGTGATGTAGATGGGTCCCGAGTTCCCGCCGCACAGAACGTAAATGCGCCCCTCTTTGCCGAAGGCGACATCGTGCGGCATGCTGGTCGTCTTGAACTCCCCGATGGTCCGGTCGTAAGGGAACCCGGCGCGGAGCAGCGCGTAAGGGCGAGACATGGATTCCTCCCGAGAAATTACGAATTACGAATTACAAATTACGAATGTTCGGCGTTCGAGATCTTGTAATTCGTAATTTGTAATTCGTAATTTCACTATCCAAACTGGTATTCTCTGGTTGCGACGATAAGGCGCAGCAGGTCTGAAATTCGGTTGGCCAATTCCTCAGGATCCGGGCGGGCGGACCCCTGGGTCTCGGCGTGCCGGAGTAGGCCGGCGCGCGTCTGGTGGCTGACGGGCAGGGGACCGGCGAAGTCCAGGCAGCCCTCCACAAGGTCGGGCGGCGGCACGGGCCTTCTATGCGCTGCCAGCGCCAGCGCCAGGGCCTGG encodes the following:
- a CDS encoding GNAT family N-acetyltransferase, with the protein product MTTQQITDRITAELEGPRACGKYELACVLDTANYVMRYLQTPAGQPTRLPTIGFDWSHIYHQDNLENIRVITHDGKVVTTIAIFPQTVRTPRGNISVGGINCFATLPDYRRRGLGEAVLLDAHKKMKDNGHHIALLTTTVHDYYRKFGWESAGTQRSYVFDRGNIGLLPSPNGMEISDDWRPDMADIIALHQHEPLICLRSPELFRLLADHRLNRMFVAKVGGRPMAYAGIREGALVEYGGSPSHVAALIRAVFEALDDPNQSTTTRAPTSRATIELAVKTPEANTGLPRTLDTLGIPMRAEYIGMILILDAPGLFKTLGITEVTLERRDAGWRLQYQNRKLDLTERQLVKLVFGPERYPHFAPDVFPIDFYQWKLDIV